A region of Vigna radiata var. radiata cultivar VC1973A chromosome 10, Vradiata_ver6, whole genome shotgun sequence DNA encodes the following proteins:
- the LOC106774473 gene encoding uncharacterized protein At3g52155, chloroplastic isoform X3, with protein MNVGLCEMHSVICSTAVAPNLSGRRSKVRNPNQLRAKSSLLIQKQDTQLAEPLSDSVSVSRRLILLRHAKSSWANRSLRDHDRPLSKSGKEDAVRVSRKLQELGWIPELILSSDAARTKETLKIMQEQVQELVEAEVHFISSFYSIAAMDGQTAEHLQKVICRYSKDEILTVMCMGHNRGWEEAASMFSGASVELKTCNAALLETAGKSWDEDLVDGSFKA; from the exons ATGAATGTGGGTTTGTGTGAGATGCATTCTGTAATCTGTAGCACCGCCGTCGCACCTAACCTTTCCGGTCGCCGGAGCAAAGTTCGGAACCCTAATCAATTACGCGCTAAATCCTCTCTGCTCATTCAAAAGCAGGATACCCAACTCGCAGAACCCTTATCCGACTCCGTCTCCGTCTCCCGCCGCCTCATTCTCCTTCGCCATGCTAAGAGTTCCTGGGCAAACCGCTCGCTCCGCG aCCATGACCGGCCTCTGAGCAAGTCTGGGAAAGAGGATGCTGTGAGAGTTTCCCGCAAGCTCCAAGAGTTGGGTTGGATTCCTGAACTTATATTGTCTAG TGATGCAGCGCGGACTAAGGAGACACTTAAAATAATGCAAGAGCAAGTGCAGGAGCTGGTAGAGGCTGAGGTTCATTTTATTTCTAGTTTCTATTCAATTGCAGCTATGGATGGGCAAACTGCAGAGCACCTTCAAAAGGTTATTTGTAGATATTCAAAGGATGAGATACTTACTGTCAT GTGCATGGGACATAATAGGGGGTGGGAAGAAGCAGCATCAATGTTTTCTGGGGCCTCTGTGGAATTAAAAACATGCAATGCTGCACTGCTTGAGACTGCTGGAAAATCTTGGGACGAG GATTTGGTGGATGGAAGCTTCAAGGCATAG
- the LOC106774473 gene encoding uncharacterized protein At3g52155, chloroplastic isoform X1, which translates to MNVGLCEMHSVICSTAVAPNLSGRRSKVRNPNQLRAKSSLLIQKQDTQLAEPLSDSVSVSRRLILLRHAKSSWANRSLRDHDRPLSKSGKEDAVRVSRKLQELGWIPELILSSDAARTKETLKIMQEQVQELVEAEVHFISSFYSIAAMDGQTAEHLQKVICRYSKDEILTVMCMGHNRGWEEAASMFSGASVELKTCNAALLETAGKSWDEANFVHSPHCYKVSIQTLNASYTWTIIHKALVFNARVVAGGIKRGRGARRAGREP; encoded by the exons ATGAATGTGGGTTTGTGTGAGATGCATTCTGTAATCTGTAGCACCGCCGTCGCACCTAACCTTTCCGGTCGCCGGAGCAAAGTTCGGAACCCTAATCAATTACGCGCTAAATCCTCTCTGCTCATTCAAAAGCAGGATACCCAACTCGCAGAACCCTTATCCGACTCCGTCTCCGTCTCCCGCCGCCTCATTCTCCTTCGCCATGCTAAGAGTTCCTGGGCAAACCGCTCGCTCCGCG aCCATGACCGGCCTCTGAGCAAGTCTGGGAAAGAGGATGCTGTGAGAGTTTCCCGCAAGCTCCAAGAGTTGGGTTGGATTCCTGAACTTATATTGTCTAG TGATGCAGCGCGGACTAAGGAGACACTTAAAATAATGCAAGAGCAAGTGCAGGAGCTGGTAGAGGCTGAGGTTCATTTTATTTCTAGTTTCTATTCAATTGCAGCTATGGATGGGCAAACTGCAGAGCACCTTCAAAAGGTTATTTGTAGATATTCAAAGGATGAGATACTTACTGTCAT GTGCATGGGACATAATAGGGGGTGGGAAGAAGCAGCATCAATGTTTTCTGGGGCCTCTGTGGAATTAAAAACATGCAATGCTGCACTGCTTGAGACTGCTGGAAAATCTTGGGACGAG GCGAATTTTGTTCATTCACCACACTGTTATAAAGTGTCAATTCAGACTCTAAACGCTTCGTATACCTGGACTATTATCCACAAAGCTTTAGTTTTTAATGCCAGGGTGGTGGCAGGAG GCATAAAAAGAGGGAGGGGGGCGCGCCGTGCAGGGAGGGAACCTTAA
- the LOC106774473 gene encoding uncharacterized protein At3g52155, chloroplastic isoform X2, whose product MNVGLCEMHSVICSTAVAPNLSGRRSKVRNPNQLRAKSSLLIQKQDTQLAEPLSDSVSVSRRLILLRHAKSSWANRSLRDHDRPLSKSGKEDAVRVSRKLQELGWIPELILSSDAARTKETLKIMQEQVQELVEAEVHFISSFYSIAAMDGQTAEHLQKVICRYSKDEILTVMCMGHNRGWEEAASMFSGASVELKTCNAALLETAGKSWDEAFATAGFGGWKLQGIVKPSS is encoded by the exons ATGAATGTGGGTTTGTGTGAGATGCATTCTGTAATCTGTAGCACCGCCGTCGCACCTAACCTTTCCGGTCGCCGGAGCAAAGTTCGGAACCCTAATCAATTACGCGCTAAATCCTCTCTGCTCATTCAAAAGCAGGATACCCAACTCGCAGAACCCTTATCCGACTCCGTCTCCGTCTCCCGCCGCCTCATTCTCCTTCGCCATGCTAAGAGTTCCTGGGCAAACCGCTCGCTCCGCG aCCATGACCGGCCTCTGAGCAAGTCTGGGAAAGAGGATGCTGTGAGAGTTTCCCGCAAGCTCCAAGAGTTGGGTTGGATTCCTGAACTTATATTGTCTAG TGATGCAGCGCGGACTAAGGAGACACTTAAAATAATGCAAGAGCAAGTGCAGGAGCTGGTAGAGGCTGAGGTTCATTTTATTTCTAGTTTCTATTCAATTGCAGCTATGGATGGGCAAACTGCAGAGCACCTTCAAAAGGTTATTTGTAGATATTCAAAGGATGAGATACTTACTGTCAT GTGCATGGGACATAATAGGGGGTGGGAAGAAGCAGCATCAATGTTTTCTGGGGCCTCTGTGGAATTAAAAACATGCAATGCTGCACTGCTTGAGACTGCTGGAAAATCTTGGGACGAG GCATTTGCCACCGCAGGATTTGGTGGATGGAAGCTTCAAGGCATAGTAAAGCCAAGTAGCTAG